In Ruminococcaceae bacterium BL-4, one DNA window encodes the following:
- a CDS encoding putative Glutamate transporter homolog (Evidence 3 : Putative function from multiple computational evidences) → MSKLKKISLPVQIFIAMILGGIVGLVVGEKCSEIGFIGTVWLNMIKMVMVPVVLTLVVKGIASVDDPKTLGLVGGKIMTIYVLTTILAGVLGVVTTEIFKPGVGFTMTMDVSQVKVADFPGISDFVLSLFSSNMFASFTNANMMQVLIISIIFGLALVKMNNENSRRITGWVTTLSEFFMKIIGMVMTIAPIGVFCLMASTMGKYGVESLGNIAKLLGTFYFTCLLHILVVYGLLLLIGAKMNPIKFLKDTSESWLTAMSTCSSAATVPVSLKLMKEKLNVNESISNFSIPLGATVNQDGGAILSGVVVLFCAQAVGIHFGIGQILNCIVLTTLVCTGSTGLPGGGIMRLLVVAAAMNLPLEVVAVVSAFYRLFDMGTTSLSVMGDMAVTTVVDRWEKKRLEKQKQNV, encoded by the coding sequence ATGAGTAAACTGAAAAAGATTTCTTTGCCTGTACAGATCTTTATCGCCATGATTCTGGGTGGAATTGTAGGATTGGTAGTTGGCGAAAAATGCTCTGAAATTGGCTTTATTGGAACCGTTTGGTTGAACATGATTAAAATGGTGATGGTGCCGGTTGTGCTGACCTTGGTCGTCAAAGGAATTGCCAGCGTGGACGACCCCAAAACATTGGGGCTTGTGGGCGGAAAAATCATGACCATTTATGTGTTGACAACAATTCTGGCGGGTGTTTTAGGCGTTGTCACAACGGAAATTTTTAAACCGGGCGTTGGGTTCACGATGACGATGGATGTTTCCCAAGTGAAAGTTGCAGATTTTCCCGGAATTTCCGATTTTGTACTTTCTCTGTTCTCCAGCAATATGTTTGCCTCTTTTACAAATGCCAACATGATGCAGGTTTTGATCATTTCCATTATTTTTGGACTTGCTCTGGTTAAAATGAACAATGAAAACAGCAGACGTATTACCGGCTGGGTTACCACCCTTAGCGAGTTTTTCATGAAAATCATTGGGATGGTGATGACGATTGCTCCTATCGGCGTCTTCTGCTTGATGGCATCTACCATGGGTAAGTACGGCGTGGAGTCCTTGGGTAACATTGCGAAGCTTCTCGGTACATTTTACTTTACTTGTCTTCTCCATATTCTTGTTGTGTATGGGTTGCTCTTGCTTATTGGAGCAAAAATGAATCCCATCAAGTTCTTAAAAGATACTTCTGAAAGCTGGCTGACGGCAATGAGCACCTGCAGTTCGGCAGCTACTGTTCCGGTTTCGCTTAAACTGATGAAAGAAAAGCTTAATGTGAACGAGAGCATTTCAAACTTTTCTATTCCACTCGGTGCAACTGTCAATCAGGATGGCGGCGCCATCCTGTCGGGGGTAGTAGTGCTGTTTTGCGCACAGGCGGTAGGCATTCATTTCGGCATAGGTCAGATTTTGAACTGCATTGTCCTCACCACGCTGGTTTGTACAGGAAGTACCGGTTTGCCTGGTGGCGGTATCATGCGGCTTTTGGTAGTAGCTGCAGCAATGAACCTTCCGCTTGAAGTCGTTGCGGTGGTGAGCGCCTTCTATCGCTTGTTTGATATGGGTACAACATCGTTGAGCGTGATGGGCGACATGGCCGTGACGACAGTTGTTGATCGGTGGGAAAAGAAGCGCCTGGAAAAGCAGAAACAAAATGTTTGA
- a CDS encoding conserved membrane protein of unknown function (Evidence 4 : Unknown function but conserved in other organisms) has product MMRKMTAVNTRVMLLCVSAAYIVLSLVLLCNNKISMQNVCSVLGMVLLAMGAVSIIWYFLKKQYLDSSRFGFAIGVGEGMLGCFALLRGEMGAVVILQILAFCILLDSLLKLQYSMNLLQMKFRFWWVALLLSFVTIGLGMAALNYPFGDETFHAKFTYISLILDAVINAIVVLFQKLAQKQVEKSLLPAEFQKEDNDFTEDETK; this is encoded by the coding sequence ATGATGCGGAAAATGACAGCTGTGAATACAAGAGTAATGCTGCTTTGCGTCTCGGCGGCATATATTGTCCTAAGTTTAGTTTTACTCTGCAACAATAAAATTTCCATGCAGAATGTCTGCTCTGTTTTAGGAATGGTCCTTCTTGCAATGGGTGCAGTCAGTATTATTTGGTATTTTTTAAAAAAACAATATCTTGATTCCAGCCGCTTTGGATTTGCAATCGGAGTAGGGGAAGGAATGCTGGGCTGTTTTGCATTGCTTCGGGGAGAAATGGGTGCAGTCGTCATACTGCAGATTTTGGCGTTCTGTATTTTATTGGATAGCCTTTTAAAACTGCAGTATTCTATGAATCTGCTGCAGATGAAATTTCGCTTTTGGTGGGTTGCTTTGCTTTTGAGTTTTGTAACGATTGGATTAGGAATGGCAGCTTTAAACTATCCGTTTGGAGACGAGACCTTTCATGCAAAATTTACTTATATTTCATTGATTCTGGATGCTGTAATCAATGCTATCGTCGTTCTCTTTCAAAAGCTTGCACAAAAACAGGTTGAAAAATCATTACTTCCGGCTGAATTCCAAAAAGAAGATAACGATTTCACAGAAGATGAAACAAAATAA
- a CDS encoding Uncharacterized membrane protein YeiH yields MSWTFLALFDLVGTIAFAISGALVGIKKGMDIFGVNVLAITTACGGGFIRDLIVNSTPPNMFQNPVYVGLAALVANLVFGSMYLKKAPANPKGLLSAKMLFWMDTLGLAAFTVDGVIIGYQAGYTNQIFLPTFLGLMTGVGGGALRDIMANQMPDIFQKHIYAVSSLIGGLGMTILFRVYSQEVSMVCGFLMVICMRWLAARFKWNLPHVPKEEKLSTP; encoded by the coding sequence ATGAGTTGGACATTTCTTGCTTTGTTTGATCTTGTTGGGACAATCGCGTTTGCAATTTCGGGAGCACTGGTAGGGATCAAAAAAGGAATGGACATTTTCGGGGTAAATGTATTGGCCATTACAACAGCTTGTGGCGGCGGCTTCATACGAGATCTTATTGTAAATAGTACCCCACCGAATATGTTCCAAAATCCAGTCTATGTTGGCCTTGCAGCACTGGTGGCAAATCTTGTTTTTGGCTCGATGTATCTAAAAAAAGCGCCTGCAAACCCCAAAGGCCTTTTATCTGCTAAGATGCTCTTTTGGATGGATACCTTAGGTTTAGCAGCGTTCACAGTGGATGGGGTCATCATCGGATATCAGGCTGGCTATACAAATCAAATCTTTTTACCGACATTTTTGGGCCTTATGACTGGCGTGGGCGGAGGCGCTTTAAGAGATATAATGGCGAATCAAATGCCAGATATCTTTCAAAAGCACATTTATGCCGTATCCTCCCTAATTGGAGGGCTGGGTATGACCATTTTGTTTCGCGTATATTCTCAGGAAGTTTCAATGGTATGTGGTTTTCTAATGGTTATCTGTATGCGATGGTTAGCCGCTCGTTTCAAATGGAATCTTCCACATGTTCCTAAGGAAGAAAAGCTTTCAACACCTTGA
- the ywcD gene encoding Uncharacterized membrane protein YwcD, translating to MEKIKKLWKFFTSPEMLSYLFFGVCTTVINIVVFWLMADVLHCAWEPSNLLAWILSVAFAFITNKLFVFKSRKATPKKLLWEITTFVGARLLSLGVDMGTMWLLLEVLHTSNLIAKIISNILVIIINYVLSKLVIFKKK from the coding sequence ATGGAAAAAATCAAAAAGCTATGGAAGTTTTTCACTTCCCCTGAGATGCTCTCCTATTTATTCTTTGGCGTCTGCACAACAGTCATCAACATTGTAGTTTTCTGGTTAATGGCCGATGTATTGCACTGTGCATGGGAACCCAGCAACCTTCTTGCATGGATTCTCAGTGTTGCTTTCGCTTTTATCACCAATAAACTATTTGTGTTTAAAAGTCGCAAAGCTACTCCCAAAAAGCTTTTATGGGAAATTACAACTTTCGTTGGAGCTAGGCTCTTATCTTTAGGTGTCGATATGGGCACCATGTGGCTGCTCCTTGAGGTTTTGCATACTTCTAATCTAATTGCAAAGATCATCTCAAATATTCTCGTTATTATCATTAACTACGTTCTAAGTAAATTGGTCATTTTCAAGAAAAAATAA
- a CDS encoding conserved membrane protein of unknown function (Evidence 4 : Unknown function but conserved in other organisms) — MWDRSIIKSNAKLALRGRYWLCLAASLVCAILTGSFFSHGSSVKAVYQIPDNFNSYSYYWGRHNFRDAFYNFFHFFGISHLLPLIFIIVIPLLMLMIAYSIFVISTFEIGESRFYVHNRFGDTRFSAIFSGFTANWFNTVGVKLITNLIVFGWTLLFVVPGIIASLRYSMINYILSDNPNLSGSRAREISNQLTMGEKGSIFVFGLSFIGWIILCGMTFGIGFVFLRPYMHASGAELYIFLRDRAIQNGMLDPSELGLNAPQNPVPPTSTNAY; from the coding sequence ATGTGGGATCGCAGTATTATTAAATCGAATGCTAAACTTGCCCTGCGGGGGCGCTATTGGTTATGCCTTGCGGCATCACTTGTCTGCGCCATTTTAACAGGAAGCTTTTTTTCACACGGATCATCTGTAAAAGCGGTGTATCAGATTCCGGATAACTTTAATTCCTATTCTTATTACTGGGGTAGGCATAACTTTAGAGACGCTTTTTATAACTTTTTTCACTTTTTCGGGATTAGCCACCTTTTGCCTTTAATTTTCATTATTGTGATTCCTCTCTTGATGCTTATGATCGCTTACAGCATCTTTGTAATTTCTACATTTGAAATCGGTGAAAGTCGCTTTTATGTACATAACCGTTTCGGAGATACGCGCTTTTCTGCAATCTTCAGTGGATTTACTGCCAACTGGTTCAATACCGTCGGTGTAAAACTGATTACCAATCTGATTGTTTTTGGCTGGACTCTTTTGTTTGTAGTCCCTGGAATTATTGCTTCTCTTCGCTACAGCATGATCAACTATATTCTGAGTGACAATCCGAACCTATCCGGTTCCCGGGCACGGGAGATCAGCAACCAGCTTACAATGGGAGAAAAGGGTTCTATTTTCGTGTTTGGACTATCTTTCATCGGCTGGATTATTCTCTGTGGGATGACTTTTGGAATTGGGTTTGTCTTCCTGCGGCCTTATATGCACGCAAGCGGTGCAGAACTATATATCTTTTTGAGGGATCGTGCAATTCAAAACGGAATGCTGGATCCTTCGGAACTTGGTCTGAATGCTCCTCAGAATCCGGTTCCACCTACTTCTACAAACGCTTATTAA
- a CDS encoding conserved protein of unknown function (Evidence 4 : Unknown function but conserved in other organisms): MFQTAPGVTIPFPNKILEEYQIFKGESIFANVSYEKLSALVTDFYKALPEPLFFVMQLPLSIHEENKMGFRKIVHQEVLYLDGQTQNQIDTIMASYGQLLLSDGLSQFAIASHKSHEEIFIQTYKVVSIYSETPEKYVGLLTKYGLHETNKLTTAWNTFSQDYPGECRSICMEGLDAYTVADILKKQGMYRAKIIEND; encoded by the coding sequence ATGTTTCAAACAGCTCCCGGAGTGACAATTCCTTTCCCTAATAAAATTTTGGAAGAATATCAGATATTTAAGGGAGAATCCATTTTCGCCAACGTTAGCTATGAGAAATTATCAGCTTTAGTCACCGATTTTTATAAAGCGCTTCCTGAACCCTTGTTTTTCGTGATGCAATTGCCACTGTCAATTCATGAAGAAAACAAAATGGGATTTCGAAAAATTGTTCACCAGGAAGTACTGTATCTTGATGGGCAAACGCAAAATCAAATTGATACAATAATGGCTTCATACGGGCAGCTGCTATTGAGTGACGGATTATCTCAATTTGCGATTGCATCTCACAAGAGTCATGAGGAAATTTTTATTCAGACATACAAAGTAGTTTCTATTTATTCGGAGACGCCAGAAAAATATGTTGGCTTGCTAACAAAATATGGGTTACATGAAACTAACAAGCTAACAACTGCTTGGAATACTTTTTCGCAAGACTATCCCGGTGAATGCCGCAGCATCTGTATGGAAGGACTTGACGCGTATACTGTGGCAGATATATTAAAAAAGCAAGGCATGTATCGCGCAAAGATAATTGAAAACGATTGA
- a CDS encoding LysR family transcriptional regulator, with product MFKYLDYIYEVYKSQSFSRAAENLFISQSSLSLTIKHAEQQIGAEIFNRKTKPLSLTEFGQKYIEACEQILLLSSELENYIYDINHLCKGTIRIGAGNFLATYLVAPLIGQFKKKYPNININLVEGRSADLSSHLEKGDLDLLVTNAELKSKAFEKQKLFSEHLLMTIPIKMIPCANFNSQPLSMEDILSRNYGNNSYIDLSRMNGIPFIGLRPGNDTRIRTDLLYKEQNLSPTYFMEMDQSSTVFIIASNQAGACIVADTVIRTLWRDQQIAIYDIKSSYADREVAVYSKISKCKTAVLQSFIDLLLEKAQDIL from the coding sequence ATGTTTAAATACCTTGATTATATTTATGAGGTGTACAAAAGCCAAAGCTTCAGCCGCGCAGCGGAGAACCTTTTTATTTCACAATCCTCCCTTAGCTTGACAATTAAACATGCTGAGCAACAAATTGGAGCGGAGATTTTCAATCGAAAGACTAAACCCCTTTCTTTGACGGAGTTTGGTCAGAAATATATAGAAGCCTGCGAGCAAATTTTACTTTTGAGCAGCGAATTGGAAAATTACATCTATGACATCAATCATCTTTGTAAAGGGACTATTCGGATTGGCGCAGGTAATTTTCTTGCCACTTATCTGGTTGCCCCCTTGATTGGCCAATTCAAGAAGAAATATCCGAATATCAACATCAACCTTGTAGAAGGACGCTCAGCGGATTTAAGCTCACACCTGGAAAAAGGTGATTTGGATCTTTTGGTGACGAACGCTGAACTTAAGTCCAAGGCTTTTGAGAAGCAAAAACTATTTAGCGAGCATCTTCTTATGACGATTCCCATAAAAATGATTCCTTGCGCCAACTTTAATTCACAGCCATTAAGTATGGAAGATATTCTTTCGCGAAATTATGGAAACAATTCCTACATCGACTTATCCAGAATGAACGGAATTCCTTTTATTGGGCTGCGCCCGGGAAATGACACACGTATTCGAACAGACTTGCTCTATAAGGAGCAAAACCTGTCTCCTACTTATTTCATGGAAATGGATCAATCTTCTACGGTGTTTATAATTGCCTCCAATCAGGCAGGCGCATGTATCGTTGCAGACACAGTTATTCGCACACTCTGGCGTGATCAACAGATTGCAATCTATGATATAAAAAGCAGCTACGCAGATCGAGAGGTTGCCGTTTATTCCAAAATAAGCAAGTGTAAGACGGCCGTTTTGCAGAGCTTTATTGACCTGCTGTTAGAAAAAGCTCAAGATATATTGTGA
- the glyQS gene encoding Glycine--tRNA ligase: protein MKATDKTMDMIVSLCKNRGFIYSGSEIYGGLSNTWDYGPLGVEFKNNVKKAWMKKFVQESPYNVGLDCAILMNPEVWVASGHVGGFSDPLMDCKDCKARHRADKLIEDFTGEPADGWSNEKMMTFIRENHIKCPNCGGENFTDIRQFNLMFKTFQGVTEDAKNEIYLRPETAQGIFVNFQNVQRTTRKKLPFGICQIGKSFRNEITPGNFTFRTREFEQMECEFFCKPNTDLEWFHYWKDYCENWLLSLGLTKGNMRLRDHEKEELSFYSKATTDIEYLFPFGWGELWGIADRTDYDLGRHQEHSGKDLTYFDQETGEHYLPYVVEPSLGADRVALAFLCDAYDEEVIDEAKKDVRVVLHLHPSLAPFKAAVLPLSKKLSEKAHEVYATLSKSFMIDFDETGSIGKRYRRQDEIGTPFCITYDFDSQEDNCVTVRNRDTMQQERIKIDELAAYLTPKMDF, encoded by the coding sequence ATGAAAGCAACCGACAAAACGATGGACATGATCGTATCCTTATGCAAAAACCGCGGCTTTATTTACAGCGGCAGCGAAATCTACGGCGGCCTTTCCAACACATGGGATTACGGTCCTCTCGGCGTTGAATTTAAAAATAATGTCAAAAAAGCATGGATGAAAAAATTTGTTCAGGAAAGTCCCTATAATGTTGGGTTGGACTGTGCTATTTTGATGAATCCGGAAGTTTGGGTCGCAAGCGGTCATGTTGGAGGCTTCTCCGACCCCCTGATGGATTGTAAAGACTGCAAAGCCCGCCACCGCGCCGATAAACTGATTGAAGACTTTACCGGCGAACCGGCAGACGGTTGGAGCAATGAAAAGATGATGACATTCATCCGGGAAAATCACATCAAATGTCCAAACTGCGGCGGCGAAAACTTCACTGATATCCGTCAATTCAATCTGATGTTTAAAACTTTTCAGGGTGTTACCGAAGATGCTAAAAACGAAATTTATCTGCGTCCCGAAACTGCACAGGGAATTTTTGTAAACTTCCAGAATGTTCAGCGCACCACCCGCAAGAAGCTGCCTTTTGGCATCTGCCAGATCGGCAAGAGTTTCCGCAACGAAATTACCCCCGGAAACTTTACCTTCCGCACCCGCGAATTCGAGCAGATGGAATGTGAGTTTTTCTGCAAACCGAATACCGATCTTGAATGGTTCCACTACTGGAAAGATTACTGCGAAAACTGGCTGCTCTCTTTGGGCCTTACAAAAGGAAATATGCGTCTGCGCGACCATGAAAAAGAAGAGCTTTCCTTTTATTCCAAAGCGACAACCGATATCGAATACCTCTTCCCATTCGGCTGGGGAGAACTTTGGGGGATTGCTGATCGTACCGATTATGACTTAGGGCGTCACCAGGAACATTCCGGCAAAGATCTTACCTATTTTGATCAGGAAACCGGTGAGCATTACCTTCCCTATGTTGTAGAACCTTCTCTCGGTGCTGACCGCGTCGCGTTAGCTTTTCTGTGTGACGCCTATGACGAAGAAGTCATTGACGAAGCGAAGAAAGATGTTCGTGTCGTTTTACATCTGCATCCGTCTCTTGCTCCATTTAAAGCCGCTGTCCTCCCTCTTTCGAAAAAGCTTTCTGAAAAAGCCCATGAAGTCTATGCGACTCTTTCAAAATCTTTTATGATCGACTTTGACGAAACAGGTTCCATCGGCAAACGTTACCGCCGTCAAGATGAAATTGGCACACCATTTTGCATCACTTATGATTTTGATTCACAAGAAGACAACTGCGTCACTGTTCGTAACCGTGATACGATGCAGCAGGAACGTATCAAGATTGATGAACTAGCTGCGTATTTGACCCCTAAAATGGATTTTTAA
- a CDS encoding protein of unknown function (Evidence 5 : Unknown function) yields the protein MITKARKSLIHKGFRAYHQYGIPFISCYILTERSQQQCQMNVLKDLQVLKMFALPTYFLIINISILHWSYAYFNTPAYISENKLTQYFIEKYGITDKETEVIELILGGLTYKQIADRLFISPKTVDNHVQNIYRKLQVTSKIQLSNLIRSKEK from the coding sequence ATGATTACAAAAGCCCGAAAATCCTTGATACACAAGGGTTTCCGGGCGTACCATCAATATGGAATACCTTTTATATCGTGTTATATTTTGACTGAACGGTCTCAGCAACAGTGTCAAATGAACGTCCTGAAAGATTTGCAAGTACTTAAGATGTTTGCTTTACCAACCTATTTTCTCATAATAAACATCAGCATTCTTCATTGGTCATACGCATACTTCAACACTCCGGCCTACATTTCAGAAAACAAACTAACCCAATATTTTATCGAAAAATATGGTATTACTGACAAGGAAACTGAAGTCATTGAATTGATCTTGGGTGGGCTTACTTACAAACAGATTGCAGACAGACTTTTTATTTCGCCCAAAACGGTGGATAACCATGTGCAGAATATATATAGAAAGCTTCAGGTAACAAGCAAGATACAACTTTCCAATTTAATCCGCTCAAAAGAAAAGTAA
- a CDS encoding Alanine racemase: MYQKFHRACWLEIDLGRIKNNFREIQKMAGEKVIVMPAVKANAYGHGVIMACKALEEAGATILAVGNIDEAIQVRKAGVKCRIVIFASNLVKEVADLYSQYDLTPTVMYSFQAKAISDVAVAAGKEIGVFVKMETGRGRLGINSEEAPAMIEEIAHYPGIKVEGLYSHLAYAGWDESKKAYPHWQYERFKKALDEIEEYGIHIPFAQLVNTPGGIVYPDMRLTGICPGRGIWGYSPVEIRNGDDLKDGCPNLQPAMLAWKSRLLIVKETTGGKFGENYAPCKLEKPLRIGIVAAGVSDGIGRNQAKGYVLIHGKKAPVCVLMSLEHTTVDLTNIPEAQAGDEVVIMGRQGNKEITREQLMSLWGQALPYFWTAIPEHVERLYIEDGKEVAVARGYNVEML, encoded by the coding sequence GTGTATCAAAAATTTCATAGAGCCTGCTGGCTCGAAATTGATTTAGGACGAATCAAAAACAATTTCCGTGAAATTCAAAAGATGGCGGGCGAAAAGGTTATCGTTATGCCAGCTGTAAAGGCCAATGCTTATGGTCATGGGGTAATTATGGCCTGCAAGGCATTGGAAGAAGCAGGAGCTACCATCCTGGCAGTTGGCAATATCGATGAAGCAATTCAGGTGAGAAAAGCCGGCGTGAAATGCCGAATCGTTATTTTTGCCAGTAACCTAGTGAAAGAGGTAGCTGACCTCTATTCCCAATATGACTTGACTCCTACCGTAATGTATTCATTTCAAGCAAAAGCAATTTCGGATGTGGCAGTCGCAGCAGGCAAAGAAATCGGTGTATTTGTAAAAATGGAAACCGGAAGAGGGCGTTTGGGGATCAATTCGGAAGAAGCCCCTGCCATGATTGAGGAAATCGCACACTACCCCGGGATCAAAGTCGAAGGCTTGTATAGTCATCTTGCATATGCAGGATGGGATGAAAGCAAAAAAGCGTATCCTCATTGGCAATACGAGCGTTTCAAAAAAGCGCTTGACGAAATTGAAGAATACGGAATTCATATTCCCTTTGCACAGTTGGTCAATACGCCGGGCGGCATTGTTTATCCAGATATGCGTTTAACAGGTATATGCCCTGGTCGCGGTATCTGGGGGTATTCTCCGGTCGAGATTCGCAACGGTGACGATTTGAAGGATGGTTGTCCGAATCTGCAGCCGGCAATGCTGGCTTGGAAGAGCCGTTTGCTGATTGTCAAAGAAACCACTGGCGGAAAATTTGGTGAAAACTATGCGCCTTGCAAGCTTGAAAAGCCTTTGCGGATTGGAATTGTAGCCGCCGGCGTATCGGATGGAATTGGCCGCAATCAGGCGAAGGGCTATGTGCTGATTCACGGCAAGAAGGCTCCCGTATGTGTTCTGATGTCGCTGGAGCACACAACAGTCGATTTGACGAATATTCCGGAGGCTCAGGCGGGCGATGAAGTCGTTATCATGGGCAGACAGGGAAACAAAGAAATTACCCGTGAACAATTGATGAGCTTGTGGGGGCAGGCGCTTCCTTATTTTTGGACAGCCATTCCCGAGCATGTTGAACGGTTGTACATAGAGGATGGCAAAGAAGTTGCCGTGGCCCGTGGTTATAATGTGGAGATGTTGTAA
- a CDS encoding HTH cro/C1-type domain-containing protein: protein MEIKKTGAFIAERRKAMRMTQKELALKLNVTDKAVSKWERGIGYPEITTIPLLAELLGVSSSEIMLGEHTEPSRAHSNIQETPQPDVIVSSTVEYMKQLQGQKVSRAKEIAFVSLSGTLFIGIFVCGLCNYLLSAKFDWSLYVFGSAVLAWLVTAPLLKFKKNRSLFSMAGLSVTIVPFLLLIEYLGSAKNWVIPFALPIIILSLASLWAFVLLLHFVKMRLANRIALAMILFGVLDNLAIQHFVTHYLKLPSSAQNNPSSAIVAIACAFIAIALFTAMTLSKKQRK, encoded by the coding sequence GTGGAAATCAAAAAAACAGGAGCCTTTATCGCCGAACGACGAAAAGCAATGCGTATGACGCAAAAAGAGCTTGCGTTAAAGTTAAATGTAACGGACAAAGCAGTCTCAAAATGGGAAAGGGGAATTGGGTACCCTGAAATTACAACAATTCCTCTTTTAGCGGAATTGTTGGGCGTGTCATCCAGCGAGATTATGCTGGGTGAGCATACAGAGCCTTCTCGTGCTCACAGCAACATACAAGAGACACCCCAGCCGGATGTCATTGTTTCAAGTACGGTCGAATATATGAAACAATTACAAGGGCAGAAGGTATCCCGGGCAAAAGAAATTGCATTCGTGTCCCTGTCGGGAACTCTTTTTATTGGAATATTCGTGTGCGGTCTTTGCAACTATCTTTTATCCGCAAAATTTGACTGGTCACTTTATGTGTTTGGAAGCGCAGTGCTTGCTTGGCTGGTTACAGCGCCATTGTTGAAATTCAAGAAGAATCGCAGCCTTTTTTCGATGGCTGGCCTTAGCGTCACAATTGTTCCGTTCCTGCTGCTGATTGAATATTTAGGATCGGCAAAAAACTGGGTGATTCCGTTCGCACTACCCATTATAATTCTATCGTTGGCCAGTCTATGGGCATTTGTATTATTGCTCCATTTCGTCAAAATGAGGTTAGCAAACAGGATTGCCCTGGCAATGATCCTGTTTGGTGTTTTGGACAATCTGGCCATACAACATTTTGTCACACATTATCTGAAACTGCCTTCTTCCGCACAAAATAATCCTTCATCTGCAATTGTAGCCATTGCCTGCGCATTTATAGCAATAGCTCTTTTCACTGCTATGACTTTATCGAAGAAGCAACGCAAATAG
- a CDS encoding MoaA/NifB/PqqE/SkfB family radical SAM enzyme: MESSWNLETYLANGVESIVKEILRATLKDPKESLFMAAFSRSSKAGTARRKELETHGHHIPPFLIASISSQCNLHCKGCYARSNGTCTENLPAGLLSSEDWQRIFKEAESLGIGFILLAGGEPFMRRDVLEKAGETSNILFPIFTNGTLLNESSLALLKRRRNLIPIFSIEGEQKKNDLRRGDGVYQKVTDAMEAMKKERLLFGASVTVTTQNLTEVTGDKFLQDLESRGCKIIIFVEYVPVTKDSKSLAPGENERAYLSSRLAMLRNSNFSPVLISFPGDEKSSGGCLAAGRGFFHIDPRGDVQPCPFSPYSDRNLKEISLLEALESPFFKDLKQHDVLKDEHVGGCVLFERRNQVEDILQSEL, encoded by the coding sequence ATGGAATCTTCATGGAATTTGGAAACCTATTTAGCGAACGGGGTCGAATCAATCGTAAAAGAAATCCTACGTGCCACACTGAAAGATCCAAAAGAAAGTCTTTTTATGGCAGCTTTTTCCCGCTCCAGCAAGGCAGGTACTGCCCGCCGCAAAGAGTTGGAAACACACGGGCATCATATCCCGCCTTTTTTGATTGCCAGTATTTCTAGCCAGTGTAATCTACACTGCAAAGGGTGTTATGCCCGCTCCAACGGGACCTGTACAGAAAATTTGCCCGCTGGTCTTTTGTCATCAGAAGATTGGCAGCGAATTTTTAAAGAAGCAGAATCCCTTGGAATCGGATTTATTCTTTTAGCAGGCGGAGAACCTTTTATGCGCCGAGATGTACTCGAAAAAGCAGGAGAAACTTCCAACATCCTTTTCCCGATTTTCACTAACGGCACTCTGCTTAATGAATCCTCTCTAGCGCTCTTAAAGCGCCGCAGAAATCTGATTCCCATTTTCAGCATAGAAGGAGAGCAAAAAAAGAACGATCTAAGGCGTGGAGATGGTGTTTATCAAAAAGTCACTGACGCTATGGAAGCCATGAAAAAAGAGCGCCTGCTTTTTGGCGCTTCTGTTACGGTAACAACACAGAATCTTACCGAAGTAACCGGAGATAAATTTCTCCAAGATCTCGAATCCCGCGGCTGCAAAATTATTATTTTCGTCGAATATGTTCCTGTCACTAAAGATTCCAAATCGCTTGCGCCGGGAGAAAACGAGCGTGCCTATCTAAGCTCGAGACTCGCAATGCTTAGAAACAGCAATTTTAGTCCTGTTCTGATTTCCTTTCCGGGTGACGAAAAATCTTCCGGAGGATGTTTAGCTGCCGGAAGAGGATTTTTTCACATTGATCCCCGCGGCGATGTGCAGCCGTGTCCTTTTTCTCCCTACAGCGACCGCAATCTAAAAGAGATTTCCCTTTTGGAGGCACTCGAAAGTCCATTTTTTAAAGATTTAAAACAACACGATGTTTTAAAAGATGAGCATGTAGGCGGATGTGTTTTGTTTGAACGCCGCAATCAAGTAGAAGACATTTTGCAGTCAGAACTGTAA